In Candidatus Hydrogenedentota bacterium, the genomic stretch CCGGCATCTGGCCCGTGCTCGGACTGTATATCCTGGCCGCGCTCCTGATGAAACCTGCCCCCGTCGTGCCGTTCCAGAGTGCCCAGGACGCCGAGTTCTACAATTCCTACACCTCGTCGCGCACCATGGCTCTCCAACGCCTCAAGCGCACCTTCGACAACCTCGACCGCCGCATTCAACGCATCGAGAGCATCGTCACCGCCCGCGACTACGACTGGGAACGCCGCCTGCACGAGTGACCGGCAATCAAACCCGGAACGCCCCTGTTCGAAGCCGGTGAGGCGGGTGACCTCACCAATCCAGAGACAGCGCGCGCCTGGAATCGCCGGGCGCCGTGGGGCATCCCCATGCTGTGTGCCTCCGGGAGGGCATGAAGCGCGCACGCTCACCGGAATACCATAAAACGAACGAA encodes the following:
- a CDS encoding envelope stress response membrane protein PspC, giving the protein GIWPVLGLYILAALLMKPAPVVPFQSAQDAEFYNSYTSSRTMALQRLKRTFDNLDRRIQRIESIVTARDYDWERRLHE